The following coding sequences lie in one Xanthomonas hyacinthi genomic window:
- a CDS encoding type I secretion system permease/ATPase — MQQGNAALAIVSAPEESSSSGATDLGLRGLVLLAQYHGVAADAAQLAHEFGRNGESFDEATLLLAARKVGLKARVSALPASRLPMANLPALAWDRDGQAFLIARIQGEQALVHDLAERRPRQLSLAELEQRYGGRLMQVASRASVLGQLARFDFTWFVPAVIKYRRMLLEVFVVSLFIQLFALVTPLFFQVVMDKVLVHNGLTTLDVIAIGLVCMALFEVVLTGLRTYVFAHTSSKIDVELGARLFRHVLALPLAYFESRRVGDTIARVRELENIRSFLTGQALTSVLDLLFTGVFLAVMFWYSGGLTLIVVLSLPAYALISAAITPVLRKRLQDKFARGADNQSFLVETISGIGTVKAMAVDPRATRTWDNQLAGYVSAGFGVTRVATVGQQSVQLVQKLVGVAILFFGAKLVIEGKLSLGQLIAFNMLSGQVAAPIIRLAQLWQDFQQVGISVERLGDILNTRTEVTGSRVALPPIQGRVSFERVHFRYRPEAPEVLAGIELEIKPGEVIGIVGRSGSGKSTLTKLVQRLYTPERGRVLIDGHDLALADPAWLRRQLGVVLQENFLFNRSIRENIALADPGTPLERVIHAAKLAGAHEFISELPEGYDTSVGEHGTGLSGGQRQRVAIARALITDPRILILDEATSALDYESEHAVMSNMRAICKGRTVLIIAHRLSTVRQANRIVVVEKGSIVETGTHAELVDRPDGHYARLHRLQGGGGGMRHLIDGCKDFLQRYGKVFRAAWQVRHELDPPRRQADELAFLPAHLELIETPTSPTVRWTMRIIVAFFCVALLWACLGKLDIVAVAPGKMVVDSRTKVIQPADTAVVRRILVRHGQKVKAGEPLIELDATTTGAELAQAGEALTEARVAALRLAALAASIGSGVTPHLAPAADVPAGRLAAEQALASSQFEALQAKRHNLQATIAQRRAELQTTRDAIEPLAESARISKGRAEDYGRLVEGKYVGRHEYLLREQERIAAERDLATQRNRMREIESALIAAEEELRVLVTDFRRQTLDELREAEQKVAQGTPELAKAGQRDRLMTLRAPVDGTVQQLAVHTVGGVVTPAQELLAVVPQEALEVEATVLNKDIGFVRPGQVVTVKIESFPYTRYGYLTGKVVSVSHDAAQDEDLGLVFPARIRLDGSSLDIDGVVVSMSAGMTLSAEIKTGKRRVIDYLLSPLRQHVGEGLRER, encoded by the coding sequence GTCATCCTCGTCCGGCGCGACTGATCTTGGACTTCGCGGACTGGTGCTGCTGGCGCAGTACCACGGCGTTGCCGCCGATGCCGCGCAGCTAGCACACGAATTCGGCCGCAACGGCGAGTCCTTTGACGAGGCCACGCTGTTGCTGGCCGCCCGCAAGGTAGGCCTGAAAGCCAGGGTATCCGCGCTGCCGGCATCGCGATTGCCGATGGCGAACCTGCCCGCGCTTGCCTGGGACCGCGATGGCCAAGCCTTCCTGATCGCGCGCATCCAGGGCGAGCAGGCGCTCGTGCATGACCTGGCCGAACGTCGCCCGCGGCAGTTGAGCCTGGCCGAACTGGAACAGCGCTACGGCGGCCGGCTCATGCAGGTCGCCTCGCGCGCCTCGGTGCTCGGCCAGCTCGCGCGCTTCGACTTCACCTGGTTCGTCCCGGCGGTCATCAAGTACCGGCGCATGCTGCTGGAAGTCTTCGTGGTCTCGCTGTTCATCCAGTTGTTCGCGCTGGTCACCCCGCTGTTCTTCCAGGTGGTGATGGATAAGGTGCTGGTGCACAACGGCCTGACCACGCTGGACGTGATCGCCATTGGCCTGGTCTGCATGGCGCTGTTCGAGGTGGTGCTGACGGGCCTGCGTACCTATGTATTCGCGCATACCAGTAGCAAGATCGACGTCGAGCTGGGGGCGCGGCTGTTCCGCCACGTGCTGGCGCTGCCGCTGGCGTACTTCGAATCGCGCCGCGTCGGCGACACGATTGCGCGCGTACGCGAGCTGGAGAACATCCGCAGCTTCCTCACCGGGCAGGCGCTCACCTCGGTGCTGGACTTGCTGTTCACCGGGGTATTCCTGGCAGTGATGTTCTGGTACAGCGGCGGGCTGACCCTGATCGTGGTGCTTTCGCTGCCGGCCTATGCGTTGATCTCGGCGGCGATCACCCCGGTATTGCGCAAGCGCCTGCAGGACAAGTTTGCCCGTGGCGCCGACAACCAGTCCTTCCTGGTGGAGACCATCAGCGGTATCGGCACGGTCAAGGCGATGGCGGTGGATCCGCGGGCGACGCGCACCTGGGACAACCAGTTGGCCGGCTATGTCAGTGCCGGTTTCGGGGTCACCCGGGTGGCCACGGTCGGCCAGCAGAGCGTGCAGCTGGTACAGAAGCTGGTGGGCGTGGCGATCCTGTTCTTCGGCGCCAAGCTGGTCATCGAAGGCAAGCTCTCGCTGGGCCAGCTGATCGCCTTCAACATGCTGTCCGGGCAAGTGGCCGCGCCGATCATCCGCCTGGCCCAGCTATGGCAGGACTTCCAGCAGGTCGGCATTTCGGTCGAGCGGCTGGGCGATATCCTCAACACCCGCACCGAAGTGACCGGCAGCCGCGTGGCGCTACCGCCGATCCAGGGCCGGGTGAGCTTCGAGCGCGTGCACTTCCGCTACCGGCCCGAAGCGCCAGAGGTGCTGGCTGGCATTGAGCTGGAGATCAAGCCGGGCGAGGTCATCGGTATCGTGGGCCGCTCGGGCTCGGGCAAGAGCACGCTGACCAAGCTGGTCCAGCGGCTGTATACCCCCGAGCGCGGGCGAGTGCTGATCGATGGCCACGACCTGGCCCTGGCCGACCCGGCCTGGCTGCGCCGGCAGTTGGGGGTGGTGTTGCAGGAGAACTTCCTGTTCAACCGCAGCATCCGCGAGAACATCGCGCTGGCCGATCCCGGCACGCCGCTGGAGCGGGTGATCCACGCGGCCAAGCTGGCCGGGGCCCATGAGTTCATCTCCGAATTGCCCGAAGGCTACGACACCTCAGTCGGCGAACATGGCACCGGCTTGTCCGGCGGCCAGCGCCAGCGCGTGGCGATCGCGCGGGCACTGATCACCGATCCGCGCATCCTGATCCTGGACGAGGCCACCAGCGCGCTGGACTACGAGTCCGAGCATGCGGTGATGTCCAACATGCGTGCCATCTGCAAGGGCCGCACGGTGCTGATCATTGCCCATCGCCTTTCCACCGTGCGCCAGGCCAACCGGATCGTGGTGGTGGAGAAGGGCAGCATCGTTGAGACCGGGACCCACGCTGAACTGGTCGACCGGCCCGATGGCCATTACGCGCGGCTGCACCGGCTGCAGGGGGGGGGTGGTGGCATGAGGCACCTGATCGACGGCTGCAAAGATTTCCTGCAGCGCTACGGAAAGGTATTCCGCGCGGCCTGGCAGGTGCGGCACGAACTCGACCCGCCGCGCCGCCAAGCGGATGAGCTGGCCTTCCTGCCCGCACACCTGGAACTGATCGAGACGCCGACTTCGCCCACCGTGCGCTGGACGATGCGGATCATCGTCGCGTTCTTCTGCGTGGCGCTGCTGTGGGCGTGCCTGGGCAAGCTGGATATCGTCGCGGTGGCGCCGGGCAAGATGGTGGTGGATTCGCGCACCAAGGTGATCCAGCCGGCGGACACTGCCGTAGTGCGGCGGATCCTGGTGCGCCACGGACAGAAGGTGAAGGCCGGCGAGCCGCTGATCGAGCTGGACGCCACGACCACCGGTGCTGAACTGGCACAGGCCGGCGAGGCGCTGACCGAAGCGCGCGTAGCGGCGCTGCGCCTTGCTGCCCTGGCTGCGTCCATCGGTAGTGGCGTCACCCCGCACCTGGCGCCCGCAGCGGATGTTCCCGCAGGGCGTCTGGCTGCCGAGCAAGCGCTGGCCAGCAGTCAATTCGAGGCACTGCAGGCCAAGCGGCATAACCTGCAGGCGACCATCGCCCAGCGCCGTGCCGAGCTGCAGACCACGCGCGATGCGATCGAGCCGCTTGCCGAGTCGGCGCGCATCTCCAAGGGTCGCGCAGAGGATTACGGCAGGCTGGTCGAAGGCAAGTACGTTGGGCGTCATGAGTACCTGCTGCGTGAGCAGGAACGCATTGCGGCCGAGCGCGACCTGGCGACCCAGCGCAATCGGATGCGCGAGATCGAGTCGGCGCTCATCGCTGCCGAGGAAGAACTGCGAGTCCTGGTGACCGACTTCCGTCGACAGACCCTCGACGAGCTGCGCGAGGCCGAGCAGAAGGTCGCGCAGGGTACGCCGGAGCTGGCCAAGGCGGGCCAGCGCGATCGCTTGATGACCCTGCGTGCGCCAGTGGACGGCACGGTCCAGCAGCTGGCGGTGCATACGGTAGGTGGCGTGGTCACGCCGGCGCAGGAGCTGCTGGCGGTGGTGCCGCAGGAGGCGCTGGAGGTGGAGGCTACCGTACTGAACAAGGACATCGGCTTCGTGCGGCCGGGCCAGGTGGTGACGGTGAAGATCGAGAGTTTTCCGTATACGCGCTATGGCTATCTCACCGGCAAGGTGGTGAGTGTTTCGCATGACGCTGCGCAGGATGAGGACTTGGGGTTGGTGTTCCCTGCGCGCATCCGCCTGGACGGCAGCAGCCTGGATATCGATGGCGTGGTGGTGAGCATGAGTGCGGGCATGACGTTAAGTGCGGAGATCAAGACGGGGAAGCGGCGGGTGATTGATTACTTGCTTAGTCCGCTGCGACAGCATGTGGGTGAAGGATTGCGGGAGCGATAA